The Leisingera daeponensis DSM 23529 genome includes the window GGTTTTGGGGCTGATCGAGAACATGTCCTTCTTCACCTGCCCGGACTGCGGCGGCGAGCATCACATCTTCGGCCACGGCGGTGTTGCGGCTGAGGCCGAGGCTCTGGGCCTGCCGCTCCTGGGCGCGCTGCCGATTGATCTGGAGACCCGGCTGGCGGGCGACAGCGGCACCCCCGTCGCGGCAGGGGAGGGGCCGATGGCCCAGGCCTATGCCCGGATCGCGGAGGGGCTGGTTCGGGGCGGCATGGCCTGAGGCCCTGCGGGCACGCACGTATTCTCTCTAATATATGATGGCACCTTGCACCGGATGGCCCGCCCCTGTGGCGGGCCTTCTGCTGCCGGCGGCCCGCACATGGGCGCTGATGGGACAGGCTGCCGGTCCTGGGACCGGATGGGGCAGGCCGCCCGGGACACCGGCCCGCGGGGCGCGCGGGATCCCATGGGAACGCTGGGAATTCACGGGACCTGCGGGAAATCATGGGCGCCATGGGAAATCATGGCCCTTTTCTCCATCCATTTCCTCTTGCCAGCACGAATCACCCCGTGCTGAAACGCTGGCAAGGAGAATTTCTGGTGCAAAGGCGCGGGCTGATTTGAGAACGTTAGGGGAACATCAGTGAAATCTGCGAGTCTCTCGCCGGAATCGCGGGAAACTATGGGAAAAAAATTGCAGCCGCAACTCCCCTCTACATGTAGTGTTTGTTTCTGGTTTTCTCACAACAAGTTCCGAATTTGGCCCTGAGTAGACCGCGAATCTGGGCCGAATCTGCGGATTCTCTGTCAAGAGCTTGGCGGTATTGGGCAGAAAACAGTTGCAGGGCCATCAATTCCCATAGTATCCCTATTTCATCAGATGAGACGAGGGACGGGGCGCCAAACGACCCCAAGCCGAAAAAACAAAACAAGCAGGTTTCATACAGGCCTTCGCTTTCATCGAACCAAGAGATCCGGCGCGCGAGCGAGCAGACATCCCCCCAGGTGGCGCGTGCAGTCGGACATCCCGCAAAGCGGGCCAAGGCGGCGGGTTGATCAGTGGCAGCAGATCAACCCGCCCCTTTTCATTCTGGGGGACGGATTAACGCGAGGGACGCGCGAAAAGGACGGGAAATTGGGCCGCAGGTTCAGAGGCGAAAGCCACCACAAGGTGGACAGCAAGGGGCGGGTGTCAATCCCCGCCTCTTTCCGCCGTGTGCTGGAGGCCTCCGACCCCAATTGCGATCCCGGCGGCAACCCCGAGCTGGTGATCGTCTACGGCGACCACCGCCGCCAGTTTCTGGAATGCTACACGATGGAGGCGATCGAGGAGGTCGACGCCAAGATCGCCGCATTGCCCCGCGGCTCCAAGGGCCGCAAGATCCTTGAGCGCATGTTCAACGGCCAATCCTTGCCGACCACCGTCGATGAGACCGGCCGCCTTGTCCTGCCCGCGAAACTGCGGCAGAAGATTGGGCTGGAGGGCGAGGCCTTCTTCATCGCCTCCGGCGATACCTTCCAGATCTGGAAGCCCGAGACCTACGAAGAGGTCGAGATGGCCGAAGCCGAGAAGCTGATGGAAGAGCTCCCGGAAGACTTCGACCCCCTTGAATTCCTAGACGGCGCCGGAGGCGCATAGATCATGACGGACCGCCCCTCTGCTCCTTCCGGTCCCCACATCCCCGTTCTGCTGAGGCCGCTGCTCAAGGCGGTGGCGCCGGTTTCCGGCCGCTGGCTCGATGGCACCTTTGGCGCCGGCGGCTACACCCGCGGCCTTCTGGAAGCCGGGGCCGATCAGGTGATTGCGGTTGACCGCGACCCGCTGGCCTTTGAACTGGCGAAACCCTGGGCGGGGCAGTACGGCGACCGCCTGATCCTGCAGCAGGGGGTGTTCTCGCGCATGGACGAATACGCCCAGGACCTCGATGGCGTGGTGCTGGACCTCGGCGTCTCCTCTATGCAGCTGGATCTGGCCGAACGCGGCTTCTCCTTCATGAAGGACGGCCCCCTGGACATGCGGATGTCGCAGTCTGGCCCCTCCGCCGCCGACCTGATCGCGGAACTGACCGAGGCCCAGATCGCCGATATCCTGTTCCACTACGGCGAGGAGCGCGCCAGCCGCCGCATCGCCAGGGCGATTGTCCGCGAGCGCGAGGCCGAGCCGATCACCACCACCCTGCGCCTTGCCGGCATCATCGAAAGCTGCCTGCCGCGCCCCAAGCCCGGCCAGTCGCACCCCGCGACCCGCAGCTTCCAGGGCCTGCGCATCGCGGTGAACGCCGAATATGAGGAACTGTTCGAGGGCCT containing:
- the mraZ gene encoding division/cell wall cluster transcriptional repressor MraZ, which translates into the protein MGRRFRGESHHKVDSKGRVSIPASFRRVLEASDPNCDPGGNPELVIVYGDHRRQFLECYTMEAIEEVDAKIAALPRGSKGRKILERMFNGQSLPTTVDETGRLVLPAKLRQKIGLEGEAFFIASGDTFQIWKPETYEEVEMAEAEKLMEELPEDFDPLEFLDGAGGA
- the rsmH gene encoding 16S rRNA (cytosine(1402)-N(4))-methyltransferase RsmH, encoding MTDRPSAPSGPHIPVLLRPLLKAVAPVSGRWLDGTFGAGGYTRGLLEAGADQVIAVDRDPLAFELAKPWAGQYGDRLILQQGVFSRMDEYAQDLDGVVLDLGVSSMQLDLAERGFSFMKDGPLDMRMSQSGPSAADLIAELTEAQIADILFHYGEERASRRIARAIVREREAEPITTTLRLAGIIESCLPRPKPGQSHPATRSFQGLRIAVNAEYEELFEGLLAAERALKPGGLLAVVTFHSVEDRMVKRFFQHRAGKSGRANRYAPEQEETPAQFELVTRKAVGPDEQELAENPRARSARLRVGRRTNAAPGPISAKELGMPQLKETPK